GGTGGTCACCGATCGTGCCGTTGATGACACCGGGCATTTTGTTTTAGGCGAGCCTAAAGCCGGGGATGCCCTTAAAGCTGGCAAAAAAATGCTGGGCGAAGGCGAAATGGACCTTTCATTGCTGGATAAACGCGTCGATGAATTATGCACGTCTTTGATGCTCACCTTTCCTGAATGCACGCTGAAAGCCATTGAAGAATTGCGCAAGCCAAAGCTGAAACCGTGGAATGAGAACAAGGAAGGTTCCCGCGCATGGATGGCCTTGAACATGATGAATGAAGGCCGTGCCGGTTTTAGGGCCTTTGATGAAGGCAGTCGCGAAATTGGGCGCGAAGTTGATTTCATTGCCCTGCGCCAGGCACTGGCCAAAGGCACGCCGTGGTCCGAAGACCTGATCGATAGCCTGATGCCGGGAAAAGACTAGGTAAACATTTATTAGCCCAAGCCCTTTATCATTGCCCAAATTATGGTCTAACAAGAGACAGACCTATAAAATCGCAATAATTTGGTGGTAAATGTCCAATATTTTTGCCCATTGGCGTGATTCCCTGCTTTCGCTTCTGACCCGGTTTGAAGCCTATCGGAAGGCGACGCCATTTTTCCTCGCCAAAGCCTATGGCTTTTTTGTGGTTCTCAATCTGGGGTGTTTCTGGTGGGCGCTTGTCACGGCTTATCCAGAAAAAATATTCGGGGTTGAAGGCTTGGAAATTTTTCTGATGCAATTTCCTGTCGGGCTTTTAGGGGGATTATTCGATTTTTTATCCCTGTTCATCACCCTGTTCATTGCCAAACGGGCCATCAAATCCAACAACAATTTTGCCTATATCGGCTATCTCAGCATTGATCTGGTGATTGCCGGGCTGGCGACCCTTTGGGTGTTGTTCGTCTTTACGATTTCGGGGTGGTTTGTAAATCTGGTTCTGTCGCTTCCCGAAACTTTCGTTGATCGAACGAATTTGTATAACGGACGGGTCCATCGGGCATTTTTCAATCCATTTGCCCCGGAAAATATAAGAAATATTTATTTTGGCATCCTCATGGGGGCATCGGCCATGTTGCCAACCTTGATCCATGGCTTTCACGCATTAAAAGCCATTGGCCGAAAGCTAGGCCCAGCGTAGACAAAAAAACGGCGCAGGATATCCTGCGCCGCTTCTTTTAATCTATGACCGCTTGGCTTAGTGGATTTTCACGTATTCAAAATCCACGGGCTGGCGATTAATGCCACGCGAAGGCGGTGCGATGTAATTGGCAAACTTGCCAGGTTCCGTCACCGGCTTCATCAAGGATTCTACAAATTCCCGGTCAGCAGGTGTTGGCAACCATTCGCCATGACGCGTGTCCCAATCGGCTTCCGTGATCAGCATGCCGTCTGGGCTTGCCTTAACGGCCGCGAAGGGGCCAATGTTGCGATGGAATGCACGGTTGGGAAGGACCAGCTGGAAGTCGACACCATGATCGATCATGATCTTGTTCCAGTTATCAACCCCACGCTGGCTATCGGTGTAATAGTCATCCCGAAGCCTCTGGTTGATGGCGTTCAGTGCGGGTTCTTCCACATCAACGATTGTGTTGTTCTTAATTTCAGGAACCTTGTACAGGTCATTGGTCAGAACGTGATCATCATCGATTTTGGTTTCTTCGTAACGGCCCTTGATGCCCATGGTGTAATAAGTAGCGGCATTGGTGGACAGTTCTTGGCCAAACAGGTCAAGACAGATCGAGAAATGGAAGTTCAACCATTTCTGGATTGTCGGCAGATCAATGCCACCAAATTTACGAACATCCGCAGGATCGGTCAGGTTGTTTTCCTTCATGATCTCACATGAGCGCTGGACGATGCGGGAAATACCGCTTTCACCAACAAACAGATGATGGGCTTCTTCCGTGAGCATGAACTGGCAACTGCGCGCCAAAGGATCAAAGCCCGATTCAGCCAGAGCCGACAGCTGGAACTTGCCATCACGGTCCTGGAAATAGGTGAAGAAGTGAAAGGACAACCAATCATTGGTCGGCTCATTAAAGGCTTCCAAAATACGCGGCTTGTCAGGATCACCAGCATGGCGTTGCAGCATCGCTTCTGCTTCTTCACGACCATCACGGCCGAAATAAGCCTGAAGCAAATAGACCATGGCCCAAAGATGGCGGCCTTCTTCAACATTGACCTGATAAAGATTACGCAGGTCATAAAGCGACGGTGCCGTTGCACCAAGTTTATGCTGCTGTTCA
This is a stretch of genomic DNA from Rhodospirillales bacterium. It encodes these proteins:
- the boxB gene encoding benzoyl-CoA 2,3-epoxidase subunit BoxB, yielding MANIDYDERIPNNVNLVGDQRLQRALEDWQPKYLDWWKDQGPENSLANDVYLRTAISVEPSGWAHFGHVKMPDYRWGIFLAPAVKDRKIGFGQHKGEDAWQEVPGEYRSELRRLIVTQGDTEPASVEQQHKLGATAPSLYDLRNLYQVNVEEGRHLWAMVYLLQAYFGRDGREEAEAMLQRHAGDPDKPRILEAFNEPTNDWLSFHFFTYFQDRDGKFQLSALAESGFDPLARSCQFMLTEEAHHLFVGESGISRIVQRSCEIMKENNLTDPADVRKFGGIDLPTIQKWLNFHFSICLDLFGQELSTNAATYYTMGIKGRYEETKIDDDHVLTNDLYKVPEIKNNTIVDVEEPALNAINQRLRDDYYTDSQRGVDNWNKIMIDHGVDFQLVLPNRAFHRNIGPFAAVKASPDGMLITEADWDTRHGEWLPTPADREFVESLMKPVTEPGKFANYIAPPSRGINRQPVDFEYVKIH